From Watersipora subatra chromosome 2, tzWatSuba1.1, whole genome shotgun sequence, one genomic window encodes:
- the LOC137387346 gene encoding sigma intracellular receptor 2-like — protein sequence MFLRIMELLFFLYCFVHIFIAVLFDTQIVASDLGIPKEVYPEQVLEMSKQYVAQFKDPYFVNPPSWYKIFCFCEVVFQLPFCIIASYAFLRGSRAWIRVPTIIYSTHVITTLLPIMYSLLVDDFSKMHRVGPTTQDERLQLIALYSPYLIIPMLMLLTMICSCNYGCSQGNETKSASQQKTTASKKKAKKNQ from the exons ATGTTTCTTCGGATTATGGAACTGTTGTTCTTTCTATACTGTTTTGTACATATATTCATAGCCGTACTTTTTGACACGCAAATAGTTGCCTCCGATTTAGGCATACCAAAAGAAGTTTACCCAGAGCAG GTGCTGGAGATGTCGAAGCAATATGTCGCACAATTTAAGGATCCGTACTTTGTGAACCCGCCATCGTGGTACAAAATTTTCTGCTTCTGTGAAGTTGTATTTCAGCTGCCGTTCTGCATCATTGCATCTTATGCTTTCCTTCGAG GAAGCCGTGCATGGATTAGGGTGCCGACGATTATATACTCTACCCACGTTATCACAACACTCCTTCCCATCATGTACTCGCTGCTTGTCGATGATTTCTCTAAAATGCATCGAGTAGGACCGACTACTCAAGATGAGCGGCTGCAGCTCATAGCCCTGTACTCGCCTTACCTGATCATTCCGATGCTTATGCTGCTCACGATGATCTGCAGCTGCAACTACGGATGTAGTCAGGGCAATGAAACGAAGTCGGCATCTCAGCAGAAGACCACTGCCTCGAAGAAAAAAGCCAAAAAGAACCAATAA
- the LOC137388126 gene encoding uncharacterized protein: MANLPEWDNSTSVESYFERLEIYFVVNKVTGDSRQDLLLMGLKGYQYDTIRDLAAPQKPKDLPYSGLADLVCKHFGTSKHWLVERLSFREMRQNSGENLNEYVSRLKRTARQCEFASSLDVNLVEQFLRGMRDTMLRSKLITLEESKLTDISVVLQEANAKVAIEQITLSDVKPENNAVKRNGFCKGQAISGDCGLDQRINHKRPAKGRTCFKCGSNGHLAKAPACPKNNIGAVEKAQKFFDYEDDDSLF; encoded by the coding sequence ATGGCTAATTTGCCAGAATGGGACAACTCTACGAGTGTCGAGTCATATTTCGAGCGGTTAGAGATATATTTTGTTGTGAACAAGGTTACGGGAGACTCTCGTCAGGACTTACTGCTCATGGgcttgaaaggctatcaatacGATACAATACGAGATCTGGCAGCCCCACAGAAGCCTAAGGATTTGCCATACAGTGGCCTAGCTGACCTTGTGTGCAAGCACTTTGGTACGTCAAAGCACTGGCTGGTGGAACGACTTTCATTCAGAGAGATGAGACAGAATTCGGGTGAGAATCTCAATGAATATGTCAGCCGCTTGAAAAGGACAGCTCGCCAATGTGAGTTTGCCAGTAGTCTGGACGTCAACTTGGTGGAACAATTTCTACGTGGCATGCGGGACACTATGCTGAGGTCAAAGCTGATCACACTTGAGGAATCAAAGCTAACTGATATTAGTGTGGTATTGCAAGAAGCAAATGCCAAGGTCGCTATAGAGCAGATTACACTTTCAGATGTGAAACCTGAAAATAATGCAGTCAAGAGGAATGGTTTCTGCAAGGGACAAGCAATCAGTGGTGATTGTGGTTTAGACCAACGGATTAACCACAAGCGCCCAGCAAAAGGGCGCACATGTTTTAAATGTGGGAGCAACGGTCATCTAGCAAAAGCCCCTGCCTGCCCGAAAAATAACATCGGAGCTGTTGAGAAGGCACAGAAATTTTTTGACTACGAGGACGACGATTCCCTGTTTTAA